The Leucothrix mucor DSM 2157 DNA window ACCGGCTGATGGCTGTAGCTACAGGCCTTATTTTCCGACAGTTCACGGTACATTACCTGCTGAATGGAAGGACTGAAGTGATTAAGTAAAGTTGAAAGGCGATCCATGTTTTGTACCATCTGCATCAAATAGCGAATGATTAGAATACCATTAATTCACAAAGCATCGATACAATGGCTCCACTAAAAATATTCACAATCTCACACAGGAGCGACATCATGATTGTTTTAAAACCTCGTGAAGCAATGCCAGCATTAAACCTAACGACTTTAGATGGCCCTTGGTCTTTGCAAGAACAAACACCTAAGAACTTCACCATGATGGTGTTTTACCGTGGTCTTCATTGCCCACTTTGCCGCACTTATTTGAAAGAACTGCAGAAATTGGCAGGCGATTTTGCTGAAATGGGGATCTCTATTCTGGTCGGCAGCAGCGATACTAAAGAGCGCGCAGAACAAGCTCGCACTGAATGGGAAATCCCTGATTTACAAATGGCTTATGGCTTAAGCATTGAAGATGCACGCGCATTGGGTTTACATCGCTCAGCAGGTCGCGGCGTAACCTCTATCGGCATTGAAGAGCCGGCAGAATTCAGCGAACCAGGCTTCTTTATCTGCAAGCCAGATCACACACTGTACTTCTCAAATATCAGCACGATGCCATTTGCCCGCCCTCACTTCCGTGAGATTTTGGGTTCTATGGATTTTGCACTGAAAAATGATTATCCAGCACGTGGTGAATTGAGCTAAACACTTAGCACTCTTCATTGAAAAACAGTCGCCACCTTAGCTAGGGGCGACTGTTTTTAATTCCGCTTAGCGCTTCACCACTACTTCGTAACCAGCTTCTTCCGGTTCATCATCCGTCATTTCTGCCGGGAATCCGGGTGCACGAATATCCAATCCCGTTGCCTCTTCTAAGCGTTTAATAATATTGGGCGATAACTCCCTCGAACCAAACCGCGCTTCGCCATCTTTGAAGATATCAATCATTAACGGTGCGATTTCCAGTGGCACATTATTGCGCTTGGCGATTTCGTAAAATAAGCCGATGTCTTTACTTACCAAGTCCATAGTGAAACTGATATCGCGGCTACCATTTAAGATCACCTGACTTTCAGTTTCATGCACAAAAGAGTTACCTGAGGAAATACGGATGGCTTCATACGTAGTGGCCAGATCCATGCCTGCGGCTTTGGAAGTGACCAAGGCTTCGCACAGAGTAAGCAAATTGGCGGTAGCAAGATAGTTAGTCATCACCTTTAAAACCGAGGCCGAGCCTAAACGACCCGTGTGCAATACTCGTCGACCCAGCACGGTTAAGATCGGCAACATGCGCTCAAACGTTTCCCGTTCACAACCTGCCAGAATAGCAATATTGCCAGTTTCCGCTCGATGACAACCGCCGGACACCGGACAATCGACAGGCTCTGCTCCAACGGCTTTCACTTTCTCACCCAAGCGCAATACTTCAGCTTCATCGGTGGTACTCATTTCTGCCCAGATTTTACCGGCACTTAAACCCGCTAGAATGCCATCCTCGGCTTCCATCACCATGGCACTGGCCGCAGGACTAGGCAAACAGGTAATGATAATGTCTACGGCTTCGGCCATCGCTTTTGGGCTTTCTCCCCAATGTGCGCCCTTATCCAGAAACGACTGTGCCAGCTCGCGATTCAGATCTCGTACGGTCACCTCTATGCCGTTACGTAATAAACTCCCTGCTAGTTTTCCACCGATATTGCCCAGCCCGATAAAGCCAACACTTGGTTTCATTGCCGTTCCTCAGTTTGATTGTGTGATTCCTGAGTATTTGATAAATAGGCAGCCCCGACAAACAGCTATAAATTAGCCTGAGACATCAAAATATTTAACACGACTAACTCTAGCTTTCTTGTTTAAGCGTTTGTGAACGGTAATTGGCAATAGCGCTGCGGGATAAATCATAGTGGTAGGCCATTTGAGCTTGGGTGTACCGATGCTCGGTGGCAACCGGGCAAGCCTGTCTCGCTAAACAATTTGAATGGCATTGGCTGCCTTCGCTGAGGCGGTAATCGGCGCAAGCGCTTAAATCGGGCATGCGTTTTGCGCTAAGTGCTGAAGCCGGACAAGCACTAATACAAGCCTGAGTTTCACACTCTGCACAGATGGTATTAGCTGTGGCCGGGACTGTTTTATTGCTTCGATTTTCTGGTGTTTCCAGCTCTGCATCCAGCCACCATAAAGCACGATAGGCGCTCCACAGGCCATACTCGGCATGAATTCCCATACCTAGCGGAGATGGGCTATGCCAGCCCAGCACTCGGCCGAGTGCCATTAGATTCACAGGGCAGTGATCATCCGGAAATAAGCACTGCCGTGTGGTATTTGGAAGGTAAGCTTGAAGCGCTTGTTCGCTAATCTTTGCACTAAATTGATCAACGGGGTCAGAGCCTTGCGGCCACGCACTGGAAATCGCCTTCCAAAAAGCAGTTCCCGCATGACCGATCAGTAGCAAACTGCCACCTTGAAAAGCAGGTTTATCAAGCCAGACTGAATCAGGCAAATCAGCAATAGCCACCAACTCACATAGCACTAAGCCGTGATCAGCTAATTGTGCTTTGAGTGACTCCATTGACTCTGGCTTCAATACCATAACTTCCCCAGTTGGCTATTGATCATACTGAAAATAACCATGGCCACATCAACCACAGCATGACTCTTCAAACCTATTGAACATAGCTCGACATAATGCATCGCTGTTAAAGCAGCTTACTTGGCAAACAACTGCCCTAAATCAGCAAAAGCCTTAAACTCCAGCGCATTACCAGAGGGATCTAAAAAGAATAAGGTCGACTGCTCTCCGGTTTCACCTTTAAAGCGCGTATATGGCTCAATAACAAAGGTCACTTGCCCTTGTAAACGATCTGCCAGCGCCTGCCAATCAGCTTGTGTGAGCACTACGCCAAAGTGAGGAACCGGCACACCTTTACCATCCACACCATTATAATGCAGTGGCACTTTGCCCTCTGCGCCGAGGTTTGGATTCAAATGTGTGACCAGCTGATGACCGTACATATTCCAATCAATCCAATCCTCACTGCTGCGTCCTTCGCTAAAGCCCATGACTTCACCATAAAAAGTCCGCGACTCCGCAATATCGCGCACGGGCACTGCCAGATGAAATGGTCGTAATTCACTCATTGATTTAGCCTCAAAATAGTCTTAGTTTTGGCATCATACACCTGTAACACTCCGTTCGTCATGGCCATTCATCCTTTGACATTAGCGCCGATTTACCAAGACGAGACTATCCGTAGACTAAGCCTATTAATGAATAAAAATCAGCCCCGACTTGGAGATAGACTTCAGATTATGCCAACTGAATATCGCGAGATTAGCGTTATCAATCAGCTTAGTGACTTTGCTGCGATGCGCGATGAATGGAATCAACTTAATCAGCGCTCAGAAAAAGGAACCATCTTCTCATCATGGGAGTGGCTCTATAGCTGGTGGGAAATCTATCAGGATCAAGGAAATCGTGAATTATTCATCCTGAGTTTGCGCAAAGATGGCGAGCTGATTGCCTTGGCACCGTTTCAAATACTCAATCATCCGAAAAAGTACTTCCCCTGCTCCAAGCAATTAATTTTGATTGGCACTGGTGAAACGGATGGCGGCTTGGTGCTTTCGGAATATCTGGATTTAATTATCGAGCCAGGCGCGGTGTCACATGCCGTGAGCACATTCACTAATTATCTGATGGATAAGCAATCTCAATGGCAGGGTTCGTTATTTCAGCAGCTATTGGATGATTCTTATTTGTCATTGCTATTCGGCGGTCAGAATTTGTCGATCCAAGCAGAAAGCAAGCCTAATGGTTTTCGCACACTGATTGATCTGCCCGAGACCTACAAAGACTACCTGATGAGTTTGCAGAAAAAGAAGCGTAATAACATTACGCGTATGCTGACTCGCCTGCAAAAAGAGCAAGACTATGTGGTGGATAATTTAAGTGATGGTTTAGATCCTGAGAAAGCCATTACCGAATTGGCTGATCTAAATCGCGAGCGTCGTGAGAATTTACAGCAACCCAGTGCCTTTCATCAGCCAAATTTTGAAGCCTTTCACCGCTTGGTGGTTAAGCGATTACTGCCCACTAATCAGGTACAAATCCGCATTTTACGTATTGAAGGTAAGCCGGTAGCGGCTTTATATACCTTGATTGATGGCGCTACCATGCACGCTTACCAAAGTGGCTTTGAGGCTGAGCTTGGCCATCGCTATGCGCTGCTGACCATGATGATTACTCAGGAAATTTCTCACTGCATTGATGATCCGCGCCTAAAGCGTTTTAACTTTATGTATTCTGCGGATGAGAATTCCTACAAGTTACGCTATTCAGCCTATACTGAGCCGATGTTTGATCAGTCTTACTTTCCTAAGAATGTTCGAACCTCACTGCATAATTTGGTGCATGGCCCGGTTAAGCAAACCATTAAACAGATTCTTAAAAAGAACGCAGCCTGAGGAATTTCCTCAGGCCTTGGTCTTATCAATCGAAATACAGTCGCCGCTTAATCTGCAAATGAGAAAGCGGGCAACGTAGTTTCACTGCGTTCCGAGATACCTTGCGGATGCTGCGGATCAACTTGTAAATTAGATTGATAGCTCGCTGTTCGGCTGCCCGGCTTCAAAAACTTCAGCCGCTTCAGCACGTAGTAACTAAACGATTTAACTTCTGCAATAATACCCACACACTCGATTGAACGCTTTTTAACCCCCAGTGGCTTTAGGATGTAATGATTAAAACCATGCACACCTATTTGCCGACGGCTTTCTCGTGAGCCATAGCTGGTGGTTAGCGATACATTAAAATCTACATTTTCCACCCGGTGCGGCGAATGCTGCGGCCAACTCACCACTTCACCCGGCTGTAATTCATGGGCAAAAGCGTACTGATCAAAGCTGCGCTCATACGGCACATTTTCATGACGTGATTCGCCAATGATCTCTTCGACATAGGTTTGCGGTGCGAAGCGATCGTCCCGTGCAGGATACACCCACACCCGCTTGCGCCCTTTCAAGTGCCACAACATATTGGCATCCGCATCGACATGGCAGTAAACCTGCACACCCGGCGATGAAATCAATAACGCACTAAACGACGCTTTGGCATTACTAATGTGATTACAATTGCCATTAATGACTCGATACATCTGCGTAATCAAATCGGCATATTCACCATTGTACTGATCAATTTTAATGACATTGACCCACATACGCCCTTTCTTCAGCGCTTCTAAAATCTCTTTTCCACTGCAATCAGCAATGTGTACCGGCGTCCAATCCTGATGGCGCTCCGGATTATCGCCCATGGTGTAACACTGCAGCCATTTGCGCGGATAGTTATCCAGCAGAGCTTCCAGCGCTGCATCGCTAAACAGGTCTAACTCATGAAATTGGTGTTGTGAAATTTGCGGAATTTTGCCGAAATTCTGGTACTCACTGTCACTCCAGTTAATACAATCGGAATAATGTGCTGGCATCGTCAAGTCTCTTATCAATTTTGATTGTTTGGCTAATTATTGAGTGTTCTAATATGGCTTAGGCTATGCTTGAGAAGTGCTAGCCGGCAATCATTCAACGATTAATGGTTGAAACACCACGCGCAGCGGAAAACTTCCTGCGCCGGCGCATTTATATGCTTCATTGATGATACAAAAATGACAAAAAGAGCTTAAACTCAAAGCTATGGTGATACTCAGAAAAGCAAAAGCATGGTGGCTCCAGTGGCTGGAAAGCGAACGCATTCATCTGGCCCGTCCGGATGCGGCCATGCACATGGCAATGGTCGGACTGATTACCGGCTTTCTTTCTGGTGGCGTGATTATTATCTTCCGCCTTGTGGTCGAAACCATTCAAGAACACATGCTGCCGGGGCAAGGCTCTGAGAACTACGAAGCCTTACCCATCTTCTGGCACTTCTTCCTGCCGGTAATTGGTGGTGTATTATTGGCGCTACTCTTTTATCATTATTCTAAAAATCTCCGCGTATTTGGCATTGCCAAGGTCATCGACCGGCTGACCTATCACCAAGGTTACTTCACCGTTCGCGGCTTTTTATTGCAATTTTTTGGCGCGGCGATTGCCATTATTTTTGGCCATTCTGTAGGCCGTGAAGGCCCCCACGTTTACCTTGGCGCGTCGATCAGTAGTTTGTTTGCGCAAGTGTTTTCACTACCCAATAACAGTATTCGAACCATGGTGGCCTGCGGGGCTGCCGCTGGTGTATCGGCCTCCTTCAACACCCCTTTAGCAGGCGTCATTTTTGCGCTGGAAGTGGTGATGATGGAGTTCAGTATGGCTAGCTTCATTCCAATTATGTTGGCCTCGGTGGTCGCAACCACTTTATCCAATGCCGTGTTTGGAATACAGCCCGCTTTCTTAGTACCGGAAATGAGCCTTAACTCATTGAAGCAATTGCCTATTATTTTGATACTCGGCATCAGCATCGGAACTGTGGCCGCCTTATTCAACCACATGCTAGAAAATGTCTCCAAGCATAGCCGTAATATTGATATCTGGTGGAAGCTGTGTGCGGCGGGTGTGATTACAGGGCTGTGCGCATTAGCCGAACCCCGAATCATGGGCATTGGCTATGACTCGCTGACCGAGCTCATGCAATCGCCACTCTCCTTTTCAATTACAGCATTGATTAGCCTGATCTTTTTCAAGCTAGTGGCGACCAGCTTTTGTGTGGGCTTAGGAGTTCCGGCGGGGATGATTGGTCCGGCCTTTATTATTGGTGGGGCTATCGGCGCCATTGCCGGTATTTTTGTTAGCTTTACCGAGGGCTGGACTCACACGGATATTGGTTTTTATGCGCTGCTAGGTATGGGTGCAATGGTCGGTGCATCGCTCCAAGCCCCGCTGGCCGCACTCACCGCAATTATCGAGCTCACTTATAACCCCGGCGTGGTCATGCCCGGCATGTTGACGATTGTGGCGGCACAACTGACCTCTCGGGTAATTTTCAAGAAGCAATCCCTGTTTATTACCATGCTACGGACTGCCGATCAGGATTATCAAATTAACCCCATTTCGCTCACCTTGCGGCGAATTGGCATTGCCAGTATGTTGAAAAAGGATTTCACCCGCACCGATCGGGTGATCAATCGGGTGCTGGCAGAAGAGCTGGTCAAGAGTGATTTACGTTGGGTCATTATCAGCAGTGATGGCAAACCCAGTTTAGTCATTCCTTGTATCGATATTGCAAAGTATCTGACCTTGACTACCGAAGAGTCAGACACGATTGATCTAATCGAAATACCCGCTCAACGTTTACAATTAGAGCCGATCTCGCTGCAAAGTAATTTACATGAAGCGCATGTGAAATTTCGCAATGGGGCCGAGGCGCTGTACGTTGTTTTCAAAGAGAAAAGCTGCTCAGACCACGACCGCATTTACGGTATTTTAGTCCCTGAAATGGTGACTTCGGCGTATCGTATTTAAGCGATTTATTCGGCTACAGCAAAGGCTGTCGGGGTACTTTCTTTTCTCACCGACATGCCTTCGGGGTGCTTAGCGTCTAACTCCAAGTCTGACACATAACTGGCGGTGCGCTTACCTCGCTTGATCAGGCGTAAGCGGTGCATTGCGCGATAGCTAAATTCTTTTAGCGCCGGCACCATTCCATCTAAATCCATTGAGCGCTGCTTAATGCCCAAAGGCTTTAGAATGTGATGGTTCGCACCATGCACACTGAGTTGACGGCGGCTTTCAGAAGAACCATAACTGGTGGTTAGCGACACATTCAAGTCCACATTTTCAACCCGATGCGGGGAATGTTGTGGCCAACTAATGGCCTCACCGGGTAGTAGCTCATGGCTAAAAGCATGATCATCAAACCAACGCTCGTATGGAATATCTTCGTGACGCTCTTCGCCCACAATTTCTTCGATATAGGTTTGCGGGGTAAATCGTTCATCACGCGCAGGCCAAACCCATAAACGCTTGCGACCTTTTAGGTGCCACAACATATTGGCATCCGCATCAATATGGCAATACACCTGAATGCCCGGCGATGACAGGATCAATGCGCTAAAGGCTGACTTGGCATTAGTAATATGCTCGCAACCAGCATTAATCACCTTATACATGTCAGCAATCAGCTCAGTGTATTCACCCGAGTAACGATCGATATGAATGGCATTAATCCACATCCGGCCTTTTTTTAGGGCCTCCAAAATCTCAGCACCCGAGCTATCGGCGATATGTACAGCTTTCCAGTCGCTATGATTTTCAGGATCAAAGCCCATGGTGTAGCACTGCAGCCATTTACGCGGATAATTATCTAATAAGGTAATCAGCGTCTCATCACTGAATAAATCCAGTTCGTGATAGCCATGCTTGGAAACTTGAGGGACTTTTCCGAAGTTTTGGAATTCTTGCGAATTCCACTGAATGCAGTCAGTGTATTTTTTAGCCATAGGTCAAACTCGAAGCTATTTTAATTATTAGTGAGTAGATCTCGAATCAGATCAACTGCTTAGCTTTTGAGTATAAAGCCCGACCTTGGGCATCAACAGTTATTTATGGATTAGTGGTGTTTCAGATTTTGCTTGTGACTCGGCTAAAACCTGCTGTGCGGATGCCTGTATTTGAGCCGCCAATTCTTTACGCGTTAGCGCTTCTGAAGTAGCAACCGGTTGCATGAAATACACATGTGCAGTGAGATTGCGACTACCCAATAAGCCCCAGAGATTTTGCACTAAGGTTTGCTTGCCAATAAAGGCCGCTAACTCACTAGTGTGACCATCACTATTATCATCGGTGTAATGAATCACGATGGGCTGCACAGGTGCTTCACACGCAATTGCAGCGCCAAACAGACGCGGGTAAAAGAAGCCAATCCCTTGCCCATCGGTTGTGGTGCCTTCGGGGAATATCAGGATGTGATCCTGCTGCTGCAAACCTTCAACAATCGCAGCACTCGCTGCTTCAGCCGCAGAATGATTACCACGGCGAATAAATAAGGTATTAAGCTGCTCTGCCGCCCAGCCGATTAGAGGCCAGTTTCGAACCTCAGATTTAGATAGAAAGCGTGGGGTACAAACACTGGCGATAACAGGAATATCGACCCAGGAAACATGATTGGAAACCAGTAAGACAGGGCCAGTAATCGCAGCACCCTGCTCTATGACTAGTGTAATACCAACCAATTTACAGGAGCGCTGATACCAGCGTTGTACTTGTAGCACAAAGGCAGGGTCTTTCGGCTTACGGCCTAATAAACGAACCTGCACCACAATCAAGCCGACGCCATACAACAGATGCAGGATCAGCAACAGTATCTTAACTAGTTTAATCATAAACGCCGGTTTAGCTCAGAAAGAACTGACCCTGAGAAACCCGCAGACTGCTCACTTGATCATACCAATCACCAAGCACAATGCGCTTGGCAGGCTCACCATCCAATTCAAACTCATGAATTGCCGGACGATGGGTGTGGCCATGAATCAATTGTGTAACGCCCGCTTCGCGCATTGCGCTCTCCACGGCGGCTTGATTCACATCCATAATTTCTTCAGACTTTTCTTTCACTTTTTGCAGGCTGGCTTCACGAATACGCGCTGCTTCAACCTGTCGTCCCGGAATATCTAATGCCAGAAACTGTTTACGCAAATCTTCGTTATAGAACATCTTGCGCAGCTCCTGGTATTCCAGATCATCCGTGCATAAGGTGTCGCCATGCATGACTAGCGTTGGAACGCCCTGCAAGTCGATTACCTGCTTTTCTGGTAATAGCTGACAATCCGTCATATCAGCAAACTGCTCGCCAATCAGGAAGTCCCGATTGCCGTGGGTGAAGTAAAGCTCGGTGCCGCTGTCTGACAGCTGGCGCATACCATTTAATAATGGCAGCACCAGCTGACCGGCTGGCGTATCGACAATGTCATCGCCAATCCAGTATTCAAACAGGTCACCTAGAATATACAGCGAGTCGGCCTGACCTCGGATCTCCCCCAGAAACTGCATAAAAGCCTGCACAATGTGCGGACGCTTCATGTCCAAGTGTAAATCCGAAATAAACCAAGTGCTCTGCTGCATACTCATATTGTCATTACTCTACGATTGTCATACTGTCGATAGTGATTGTCTCAACTGGCACATCACCGTGGTAGCCTTTGTTTCCAGTCTGAACTTTAGCAATCGCGTCAACCACGTCCATGCCATCAGTCACTTTACCAAATACAGCATAGCCCCAGCCAGATGCTGATTCGCTAGTGTGGTTCAGGAAGTCATTGTCTTTCAAGTTAATGAAGAACTGTGAAGAAGCAGAATGTGGGTCATTAGTACGCGCCATTGCCAACGTACCACGGTCGTTTTTCAGGCCGTTGTTTGCTTCGTTCTTAACCGGAGGACGCTTGTCCGCTTTTTCACTCATGTCAGCGTTCATACCGCCACCCTGAACCATGAAGTTAGGGATTACACGGTGGAAGATCACACCATCATAAAAACCATCTTCAATATAAGCTTTGACATTAGCAACCGTTAAAGGGGCTTTCTCAGCGTCTAATTCCAGCATGATAGTGCCTTTGCTGGTTACCATTTTAACATTAGTCATCGATTTTTTAACTCCGGAAGTTTCAGATTCAGCGGTTGCCGTTTCAGGCGTTGCCGCTGGTGTTTCTGTTTTTGCCTGACACCCTGCCAGTAAAACGAAAAAGGCTAAAAAGCCTACCAGAAAGCGCTTCATATTATAACCCTGCATTATTTTTTGCGTTTAAAGCGCGCATCATAGCGGATTCATAACGGCTCTGCTACTATGCGGCCTAACCCTTTTTACCCTATGACCGGTACGCAAAATCGCTATGTTACGAATCTATAACAGCCTGACAAATCAGAAAGAAACCTTTAAACCCATCGTTGAAGGCGAGGTAAAACTCTACGTCTGTGGTATGACTGTTTACGATTATTGTCACCTTGGCCATGCTCGTGTATTGGTTGCTTTTGATGTGGTTTATCGCTTCCTGAAAGCCCGTGGATATGATGTGACTTATGTACGTAATATCACCGATATTGACGACAAGATCATCGCACGTGCTAATGAGAACAACGAAGAATTTTTGGCTCTCACCGAGCGCTTTATCGATGCCATGCATGAAGATGAGCGCGCGCTGGGCGTATTGCCGCCAACTTTCGAGCCAAAAGCCACTGACAATATTCCTCAAATCATCGCTATGATTGAAACCCTGATTGAAAAAGGCCATGCCTATCAGGGTAGCACTGGCGATGTATATTATGACGTTTCCAGCTTCCCGGAATATGGCAAATTATCAGGTCGTAAGATCGAAGACTTACGCGCTGGCGAACGCATTGCAGTCGATAACGCAAAACGCGACCCACTGGATTTTGTATTATGGAAGCCGGCTAAGCCAGATGAGCCATCCTGGGAATCCCCTTGGGGCAATGGCCGTCCGGGCTGGCATATCGAATGTTCAGCCATGTCGATGGATTTGTTAGGTAATAACTTTGATATTCATGGCGGCGGACACGACCTGCAATTCCCGCATCATGAAAATGAGATTGCACAAAGTGAAGCTTGCTCGGGTGAGCATTTCGCTAACTTCTGGATGCATAACGGCTTTATCCGGATTGATGATGAAAAAATGTCTAAATCATTAGGCAACTTCTTTACCATTCGCGATGTACTGAAAAGCTATTCTGCAGAAGCCGTGCGTTACTTCTTGTTATCTAGCCACTACCGTAGCCCGCTGAACTACAGCACAGAGTCGTTAGATGGCGCGATTGCCGGGTTGGATCGCCTGTACAACACGCTACGTAGCTTGCCTGAAGCCGAAGCTGTTCGCTGGAGTGCTTATGAAGATAAGTTTTACGCCGCGATGGATGATGACTTTAATACACCAGAAGCATTGGCTTCGTTGTTTGACCTTGCTCGCGATGTAAACAAAACAGCCAATAAAGAAGGCCCTGAAGCCGCTGCGCCAATGGGTGCTTTGCTGAAGAAGCTGGGTGGCATTCTGGGATTGTTGCAGTTGGAGCCTGATGAATGGCTACAGCGCGATGATAGTGGTGATGGCTTAGATGTTGCAGCGATTGAAGCTAAGATTCAGGCACGTATTGAAGCTAAGGCGAATAAAGATTGGGCTCAGGCAGATGCAATTCGTGATGAGTTGAAGGCCGCTGGCGTTACGCTGGAAGATCAGGGGCCTGAGACTACTTGGCGTCGCGATTAATTACGCGCCAACCTTAGAACTGGATATTTACGCGGCAAGCAGGGATATATTTTGTTTGCCGCGATATTCGCTTAAAGCAGCTCACCGCAACAATCACCTTCCTCAGAATACTTGCTAATTTTCGACACACCGTAGAAAAAGAATGACTATTTTCGATGCGCCTTAAAACAGTAATAAATCGGGGATAAAACGAATCAAGTTTACGAGTCGCCGCTCACGCTCTCGAAATATCCTGCAGGAAACTCAAAATACCGTATTAACTCCCGCTCGGCATTAACGATTACAAAACAGGTTGGAGACTTTTCAGTAGAGACCTTAGTAAAGTCAGAATCTACTGCCACCTCATATTTCTCAATATCCCGCACACTAAACTCCGATAACCATTGCGGCTTATTAATAGCCAAGTATTGGCTATTTGATGGCACAAACTCTAAGTCGTTATCACTGACAAACCCTGCAACATCCTCTCCCCAAACCCCACGTAAATGATTTGGATTGATGCCATTTGGACCGCGTGTACCACTCTCCTGTTCCGGATAAAACAAGCGCCCCTTCACACAACAACAGCGTTGATCAATCGTTTGCGGCATTAGCTCTGGATACAAAACACTCAACTGCGTTTGATGTTGTTTCAGGTGATCAATTTTTTTACCTAGGCAATCCTTTAGGTTAGGGCCAAACCAGTAGTATTGACTGGCTTGCGGCGTGAGCCCCATATAGAACTTCACTGACACCTCAAGATGAATAACCGCATCACTTCGCAAATCACGCACAATGAAGTCCAATTCGCCTAAAGTTCGCCCATCATGATGCAATTGGAGATTACGCGTTAAAATTTGGTAGTTGGGGCTAATCGTAAGCCAGTAGCCAATCAATGCTTCAAAGCGA harbors:
- the cysS gene encoding cysteine--tRNA ligase, whose protein sequence is MLRIYNSLTNQKETFKPIVEGEVKLYVCGMTVYDYCHLGHARVLVAFDVVYRFLKARGYDVTYVRNITDIDDKIIARANENNEEFLALTERFIDAMHEDERALGVLPPTFEPKATDNIPQIIAMIETLIEKGHAYQGSTGDVYYDVSSFPEYGKLSGRKIEDLRAGERIAVDNAKRDPLDFVLWKPAKPDEPSWESPWGNGRPGWHIECSAMSMDLLGNNFDIHGGGHDLQFPHHENEIAQSEACSGEHFANFWMHNGFIRIDDEKMSKSLGNFFTIRDVLKSYSAEAVRYFLLSSHYRSPLNYSTESLDGAIAGLDRLYNTLRSLPEAEAVRWSAYEDKFYAAMDDDFNTPEALASLFDLARDVNKTANKEGPEAAAPMGALLKKLGGILGLLQLEPDEWLQRDDSGDGLDVAAIEAKIQARIEAKANKDWAQADAIRDELKAAGVTLEDQGPETTWRRD
- a CDS encoding DUF1853 family protein, which encodes MLDVLRFKHRIVRDLAWVIASPPLVCGDFDGVNWCDDDHCAQEYQACLPALMALDQNPQPLLGVLSQLKSRALGHRFEALIGYWLTISPNYQILTRNLQLHHDGRTLGELDFIVRDLRSDAVIHLEVSVKFYMGLTPQASQYYWFGPNLKDCLGKKIDHLKQHQTQLSVLYPELMPQTIDQRCCCVKGRLFYPEQESGTRGPNGINPNHLRGVWGEDVAGFVSDNDLEFVPSNSQYLAINKPQWLSEFSVRDIEKYEVAVDSDFTKVSTEKSPTCFVIVNAERELIRYFEFPAGYFESVSGDS